From Salvelinus namaycush isolate Seneca chromosome 2, SaNama_1.0, whole genome shotgun sequence, one genomic window encodes:
- the LOC120062568 gene encoding transforming acidic coiled-coil-containing protein 1-like, producing the protein MSWLSPVSWAKWTWTAVRGAGEGEDGEEEEGQGVKEEDGRLPLGGKREEEEEDGSQGCSSDSEGHFATPEAQSPVHAPLSVPGELENLATDRADTLEEEDEQLMVSGLAGDPAHSLFNQNMGQAEPPLAPEEEAPVDPKEEAPMDPKKGPQMLPNTDTAEVQPSTADPPAHANGEAMTSPALNLDLPDERPNATSLDLGLPEEKPLATSLDLGQPEEERPLSSSTEPVCNGHPIETISEPQAKLTKIPKTKPPSLKIKGALSEASTQGDGDIDIITISKASYNFDPDQFDDSFNPFAIGGSKIQNSPPAFAADALPTLEALPVSSSFPKLEPLPVRSSSPPLCGTSSSPKMEVEEVKELSSEASEETKPVKMEFGLDEAGEVKKTQPRRLGKKPGSKLAAKKPKAKATTTAPAPTPTPEPVVAEPVAEPVSETASELLSVPCASLSLDDVPIPKSTYKFDPNQWDDPNFNPFGGGGCKMSSSPVLPKGSYSFDPQNFDDSAEPFKPSKPLGSENPTSQDTPERPAEEAVKPKLDRPLEEEKKMRQPPKKSKDRIIKNSCKVKKYENQSLVLDVCNQEEDAVVSQVQGMPRRVRHATDEEKLACSGIMGQKAKEEAEVEEDSACAKGPANPSNVKSQALLDGPQARITHCMDEKDICTSSEELSITPGPKLIGCEGHDDKGSPSSLETISQSEMDKAAVLTLIREEIITKEIEANEWKRKYEESHMEVLEMRKIVAEYEKTVAQMIEDEQHKRSVLGSQKSVQQVILERDQALADLNSVERSLSDLFRRYENMKTVLEGFKKNEEVLKKCAQEYLVRVRQEEQRYHTLKIHAEEKLDKANEDIAQVRSRADSESVALHASLRKEQMKVDSLERALHQKNQEIEELTKICDELIAKLGTLD; encoded by the exons TTCGGACTCAGAGGGCCACTTTGCGACCCCAGAGGCTCAGAGTCCTGTCCACGCTCCACTCAGTGTCCCAGGAGAGCTGGAGAACCTCGCCACTGACAGAGCAG ATAccctggaggaggaggatgaacaGCTGATGGTGTCTGGCCTAGCCGGGGATCCAGCTCATAGCCTCTTTAACCAGAACATGGGCCAGGCTGAGCCCCCGTTGGCTCCTGAGGAGGAGGCCCCCGTGGACCCTAAGGAGGAGGCCCCAATGGACCCTAAGAAGGGGCCCCAAATGCTTCCCAACACAGACACTGCCGAGGTTCAACCCTCCACAGCAGACCCACCAGCACATGCCAATGGAGAAGCAATGACCAGTCCTGCTCTGAACTTAGATCTACCTGATGAGAGGCCAAATGCTACCTCTCTGGACTTGGGCCTACCTGAGGAGAAGCCACTGGCTACTTCTCTGGACTTAGGTCAAcccgaggaagagaggccactgTCCAGCAGCACAGAGCCAGTTTGTAATGGACACCCCATTGAGACCATCTCTGAACCGCAGGCCAAACTCACTAAAATCCCTAAAACCAAGCCCCCTTCCCTGAAGATAAAGGGAGCCCTGAGCGAGGCTAGCACACAGGGGGACGGGGACATTGACATCATCACAATCTCTAAGGCTAGCTACAACTTCGACCCGGACCAGTTTGACGACAGCTTTAACCCGTTCGCCATTGGAGGCTCCAAGATACAGAACTCCCCCCCAGCTTTTGCAGCCGATGCCCTGCCCACACTTGAGGCGCTACCTGTAAGTAGCTCCTTTCCCAAACTGGAGCCTTTGCCTGTACGTAGCTCTTCTCCACCGCTTTGTGGGACTAGCTCCTCACCTAAAATGGAGGTTGAGGAGGTCAAAGAGTTATCGTCGGAGGCATCAGAGGAGACCAAGCCTGTGAAGATGGAGTTTGGGTTAGACGAGGCAGGCGAGGTAAAGAAAACACAGCCAAGGAGGCTGGGTAAAAAGCCTGGCAGCAAGCTCGCCGCCAAGAAACCAAAGGCCAAAGCAACAACGACTGCACCTGCCCCGACGCCGACACCCGAACCAGTCGTAGCTGAACCAGTAGCAGAGCCAGTTTCAGAAACAGCTTCGGAACTGCTTTCCGTGCCATGTGCCTCCTTAAGTTTGGATGACGTTCCAATTCCCAAGTCCACTTATAAGTTTGACCCCAACCAGTGGGATGACCCTAATTTTAACCCCTTTGGGGGTGGTGGTTGCAAAATGAGCAGTTCCCCAGTTCTGCCCAAAGGATCCTACAGCTTTGATCCTCAGAACTTTGACGACTCAGCGGAACCCTTTAAGCCATCTAAACCCCTGGGCAGTGAAAACCCAACTTCCCAGGATACCCCTGAGAGGCCAGCAGAGGAAGCAGTGAAACCAAAGCTGGATCGCCCtctagaggaggagaagaaaatgCGCCAGCCTCCAAAGAAAAGCAAGGACAGGATCATCAA GAATTCTTGTAAGGTGAAGAAGTATGAAAACCAGTCCCTGGTCCTGGATGTCTgcaatcag GAAGAGGATGCGGTGGTGTCCCAGGTTCAAGGAATGCCCCGCCGTGTTCGCCATGCCACCGATGAGGAAAAGCTGGCTTGCAGTGGCATCATGGGCCAGAAAGCCAAGGAGGAGGCCGAGGTGGAGGAAGACTCGGCGTGTGCCAAAGGCCCAGCCAACCCATCCAATGTCAAAAGCCAGGCGCTGCTGGATG gTCCACAGGCGAGGATAACACACTGTATGGATGAGAAAGACATTTGCACTTCG AGTGAAGAGCTGTCAATCACCCCAGGGCCAAAGTTGATTGGCTGTGAGGGTCACGATGATAAAGGCAGTCCTTCCTCCCTGGAGACCATATCGCAAAGTGAGATGGACAAAGCAGCAGTGCTCACCTTGatcagagaggag ATAATCACTAAAGAGATAGAAGCCAATGAATGGAAGAGAAAGTATGAAGAAAGCCACATGGAGGTGTTAGAGATGAG GAAAATAGTGGCAGAGTACGAGAAAACCGTTGCACAGATGATTG AGGACGAGCAGCACAAGAGGAGTGTCCTGGGCTCCCAGAAGAGCGTCCAGCAGGTGATCCTGGAGCGGGACCAGGCCCTGGCTGACCTCAACTCTGTGGAGCGCTCACTCTCTGACCTCTTCAGACGCTACGAGAACATGAAGACCGTCCTGGAAGGCTTTAAGAAG aATGAAGAGGTGCTGAAGAAGTGTGCCCAGGAGTACCTGGTCCGCGTCAGACAGGAAGAACAGAGATACCACACACTCAAGATCCACGCAGAGGAAAAACTAGACAA AGCAAATGAAGATATCGCCCAAGTGCGCTCCAGAGCCGACTCAGAGAGTGTGGCTCTTCATGCCAGCCTGAGGAAGGAGCAGATGAAGGTGGACTCTTTGGAGAGAGCCCTCCATCAGAAG AACCAAGAAATTGAGGAGCTCACGAAAATCTGTGACGAACTAATAGCAAAGCTCGGAACGTTGGACTGA